A region from the Lycium barbarum isolate Lr01 chromosome 8, ASM1917538v2, whole genome shotgun sequence genome encodes:
- the LOC132606727 gene encoding vacuolar-sorting receptor 1-like: MKEKLGFLVCVWFLVLGSCLGRFVVEKNSLRVTSPDSIKDVYECAIGNFGVPQYGGTMVGIVMYPKANQKSCKSFADVDISFKTKAGGMPVFVLIDRGDCYFTLKAWNAQKAGAAAILVADDRNEPLITMDTPEEEDAKADYLQNITIPSALISQSLGDSIKKQLSKGEMVNINLDWREALPHPDERVEYEFWTNSNDECGPKCESQREFVKNFKGAAQILEQKGYTQFTPHYITWYCPEAFILSKQCKSQCINHGRYCAPDPEQDFSKGYDGKDVVLQNLRQACFYKVANESGKSWMWWDYVTDFGIRCPMKEKKYNKECADQVIKSLGFDVKQIDKCVGDPEADADNPVLKAEQEAQIGKDSRGDVTILPTLVINNRQYRGKLDRGAVLKALCSGFEETTEPGICLTDDIQTNECLESNGGCWQDKAANITACRDTFRGRVCECPMVQGVKFVGDGYSHCEASGALRCGLNNGGCWKGTKDGRTFSACIDDHTKGCKCPPGFKGDGVKVCEDIDECKERLACQCSDCKCKNTWGGYDCSCKGNLLYMQEHDTCIGNDDKTGFSWGLVWVIILGLVVAGVGAYAVYKYRIRRYMDSEIRAIMAQYMPLDNQGEVPNHASHGNV, encoded by the exons ATGAAGGAAAAGTTGGGGTTTTTAGTGTGTGTTTGGTTTCTTGTATTAGGGTCTTGTTTGGGTAGATTTGTTGTGGAAAAGAATAGTTTGAGAGTAACTTCACCAGACTCAATTAAAGATGTGTATGAGTGTGCAATTGGGAACTTTGGGGTACCACAATATGGAGGAACAATGGTTGGTATTGTTATGTATCCTAAAGCTAATCAAAAGTCTTGTAAGAGTTTTGCAGATGTTGATATTTCCTTTAAAACTAAGGCTGGTGGTATGCCTGTTTTCGTTCTAATCGATCGAGGAG ACTGCTATTTCACGCTAAAGGCTTGGAATGCTCAAAAGGCGGGAGCTGCTGCTATTCTTGTTGCTGATGATCGCAATGAACCTTTGATTACCATGGACACTCCTGAGGAAGAGGATGCAAAGGCAGATTATCTGCAAAATATAACTATTCCATCAGCTCTAATTAGTCAATCGCTTGGGGATAGCATCAAGAAGCAACTATCTAAAGGGGAGATGGTTAACATAAACCTTGATTGGAGGGAGGCTCTTCCACATCCTGATGAAAGAGTTGAGTACGAGTTTTGGACCAACAGTAATGATGAGTGTGGCCCTAAGTGTGAGAGCCAGAGAGAGTTTGTCAAAAACTTCAAAGGGGCTGCCCAGATACTTGAGCAGAAGGGATATACACAGTTTACTCCCCATTACATAACTTGGTATTGTCCTGAGGCatttattttgagcaagcaatgCAAGTCTCAGTGTATCAACCATGGGAGATACTGTGCTCCAGATCCCGAGCAAGACTTCAGCAAAGGTTATGATGGGAAAGATGTTGTTTTACAAAATTTGCGCCAAGCTTGCTTTTATAAGGTTGCCAATGAAAGTGGGAAGTCCTGGATGTGGTGGGACTACGTTACTGATTTTGGAATCCGGTGTCCAATGAAAGAGAAGAAGTACAACAAAGAGTGTGCAGATCAAGTAATCAAATCTCTTG GCTTTGATGTAAAGCAGATagataaatgtgttggagatcctgaAGCCGATGCTGACAACCCTGTTCTAAAGGCTGAACAAGAAGCGCAG ATTGGCAAGGATTCTCGTGGAGATGTGACTATCTTGCCAACTCTTGTGATAAACAATAGACAGTACAGAG GCAAGTTGGACAGGGGAGCTGTTTTGAAGGCCCTTTGTTCAGGTTTTGAGGAGACCACAGAGCCTGGAATTTGTTTAACCGATG ATATACAGACAAATGAGTGCTTAGAGTCCAATGGTGGGTGCTGGCAGGACAAGGCTGCTAACATTACTGCATGCCGG GATACTTTCCGTGGGAGAGTATGTGAATGCCCAATGGTTCAGGGAGTAAAATTTGTTGGTGATGGTTACTCCCACTGTGAAG CATCTGGAGCATTACGCTGTGGATTAAACAATGGAGGTTGTTGGAAGGGAACCAAGGACGGCAGGACATTTTCAGCTTGCATA GATGACCACACAAAGGGTTGTAAATGTCCACCAGGGTTCAAAGGAGATGGAGTGAAGGTTTGTGAAG ATATTGATGAATGCAAAGAAAGGCTGGCATGCCAGTGTTCAGATTGCAAATGCAAGAACACCTGGGGTGGTTATGATTGCAGTTGCAAAGGCAATTTGCTGTACATGCAGGAACATGACACGTGTATAG GCAATGATGACAAAACAGGATTTAGCTGGGGTCTTGTTTGGGTTATCATCTTGGGTTTGGTAGTTGCAGGAGTTGGAGCATATGCGGTGTACAAGTATAGGATCCGG AGATACATGGATTCCGAGATCCGTGCCATCATGGCACAGTATATGCCTTTGGATAATCAGGGAGAGGTGCCTAATCACGCATCCCACGGGAATGTCTGA